The DNA window GAACGTGCGGACGCTGGGGATGGGTTATTAAATCTTGGAGAAGGTTAATCGCCATCCGACTAAGCGTTTCTTGGTTGATATTGTAGGACGTTAACGGCGGTGAAACATACTTAGCAACTTCACTGTTATTGATGCTAATCACGACAGTATCACGTGGCACAATTACCCCTGCTTCATTAAAAGCCTGGAGAACACCAACACTTAACGTATCAGAGGCAATAATAAAGGCTTCCGGTAATTTACCACCGCTTTGTTCAAGAACCCGTTTACCAAGTTGATAACCGTTTTTAACATTAAATGGTCCGTCCACATATAATGGCGCTTCTTTTATCCCTTGCATCCCTGTAAATTCACGAAAGGCGATTTCACGGGCATCAGCTTGTTGGATGTTATTGAGATTAAGTCCTTTTCCACCAATGAAACCAATTCGTTCATAACCTGCTTCGGCGAGGCGATGGAGAGCATCCTGAATCGTTAATTCAAGGTTGGGCTGAACGGAATCAAATAATTGTGGCATCGGATTTATATCAACAAAAACCCCATGTGGTAAGTATTGATGAAGTTCGATAAGCTGGTCCTGCGTTACCCGGTCCGCACCCACGCCAATAAATCCTTGGAACGAATCAGCCGCCGCAATCAAATCCTTGATATTACTAAAGATTTCAACCTGCGCTCCCACCTCATCGACTTCTTTAATAATTGCATTGCGCAAAAACGCAAAATATTCATCTTGCAGTTGTTCTTTACCGCTTACCCGATACAATAGAGCAAGATTAGGACGGATTGGTTGCTGCTGAGAGTTTTTCTTGTGGTTGTTCCAATAGCCAAGCTCATTAGCCACCGTCATGATCTTATTGCGGGTGCTTGGACTGATCGATAAATTTTGGTCATTATTCAAAAGGCGCGATACCGTTGCTGGTGAATATCCTGATTTTTCCGCAATTTCTTTAATTGTCGCCATCATTTTTCACCTCTTTTAGTAATGGGTTTAGTAAATATTATACACTAGTTTGAAGATAGGAAGGATAATTCAATCTACTAATCTTATTCTTAATTATTTTCCCTTGTTTATTTTCCTTAAAATGATCATAATTAAGAGGACGAGATTTATTGATGAGGAGATTTATATTATGAATAAAGTTTCTAAGGGCCTTGTACTCGCTCTTGCTGGTATCACTGTTGGAACTAGTACTGGACTTAGCACTACCTTTTTCCAATCAACCAGTGTTGCCTATGCTGCTGAGATGACAAAGGAAAAGAATGATTTAGCTAATCGTTATATCGCTGATTATTTAGGAAATTGTCAACAATATGAACAGAATGACAAAACATTCAAAGGCTTTTCTTCAATCAAGGATATTACCTATTCGCGGGACAATAAGATTAAAATTAACGTTAATGATGACATTTATCAATTGCCTAAAGCCCGTCGTTCACTTTTGATTCAAGATTTGCAAAATGGTGTGTATGGCACATTAGCAGACAACGACCTTAAGAAGTTATCTGAAAAAGACATTCAAAAGGGTTGTCCAACTACTGTTTACTTGAATGGAAAAGTAATTGGCCACACTGCCAAGAATGTTAACCACCACATTATTTGGGATAAATAACAAAATAAGAGATTTGGGACAAAGTTGGTGTTCCAAATCTCTTATTTTCATTTAAAGATCGATTTCTAGAATAATTGGCGTATGATCGCGACGTTCTCCACTATCGATCATCCCCGCTTCTATAATCTTATCAGCAAGACGATCACTGACTAACCAGTAATCAATTCTCCAGCCAGAGTTATTTTGTTTACTAGTAATTACTCGTTGTGCCCACCAGGAATAAACTCCCTTTTCGTCAGGGTGGAGGTGACGGAAACTATCAGTAAAGCCAGCAGCTAATAGTTTTGAGAAATGTGTACGTTCTTCATCAGTAAAGCCAGCTGAATGATGGTTGGTTGCTGGATGAGCCAAATCAATCTCCTCATGAGCAACATTAAAATCACCACTAGCAATCACCGGTTTTTGCTGGTCAAGTTCATGCAAGTAGTCCCGGTAACAATCATCCCATGTTTGCCGCTCATCTAAGCGTTTAAGCCCGTTGCCAGAATTTGGCGTATATACTTCCGTAACATAGAAGTCTGGAAATTCAAGGGTAATGATTCTTCCTTCATCATCCATTGGTTCTGGCGCATTAATTTTAGGATAAGTTACTTTCGGCTTATATTGGGCTAAATAAAGATACATGGTCCCAGCATACCCTTTCCGTGCTGGCTCAACGGAACTTCGCCATGCCACTTCATAATTGGGGAATAATTCTTGTAAAACCGTCAAATGCTTTTTAGTTGGCCCATTCTTTGACAGCTTGGTCTCTTGAATGGCGATGACATCTGGCTTCATCGCTGCAATCTTTTTCAATACTTCCCGCGTTTCCCCTGCCCGTACGGAAGTTCCAGTTAGTGCTGCATTAATTGAGTCAATGTTCCACGAAATAAATTTCACAGCTATTTCTCCTCGTATTCTATAAATATATCCTTACGGATTTTGTTACATTACAACTTGTTTTCTGGTCACCGCATGATAACCTCTAATTATCATTGGCTTTGGTCAGCTGGTATAGGTTATTTTCTCCTGTAGTTTTAACTACTTAAAAAGTCTGCCGCCCAGACAATCAACTGATTTTCGAACTCACATGCTGTATCGATTAGAAAGTTTGCTAATTCAGAGTAGGATTAGGTGCAGCTTTGACTCTCTAACCAATGAATACTGATACTTGCGAGGATGTTTTTAGTGATTGTAATTAGGGGCTATCATGCAGTGATCAGATTAAGACCAGTAAATTTTAATGAAAGGAGGCCATTCCAATGAAACTTTTTGTCGGTATTGACGTTAGCTCAAAAGATTTAGTCACTTCAATGATTTCTGAAGAAACATGTGATGTTGTTTTTCAAGGTAACTTTGTTAATGATTTGAAAGGCGCAACCGAATTAAAAACCATTATTATTAACACGGCGAATTCAAATCATCTCGACCAAGTTGTGATTGGCATGGAAGCTACTTCCATTTACAGTTTTCACCCCGCAATGTTTTTTCAAGAAGACGCTGACCTCAAAAAACTTAATACGCAATCAGTAGTCATCGATCCCAAGAAAACTAAGCGGTATCATGATGTCTTCGCTGAAGATAAAAATGACCAAATTGATGCTTTTTATATTGCGGACTTCTTACGTGTTGGACGTTATTCAACAGGGATTGTTCGCCAAGAAAACTATATTGCCCTGCAACGATTAACGCGTTCCCGGTATGAGCTTGTTCAAAGCTTAGTTCGCGCCAAGCAACACTTTATTGAGAATTTATATTATAAGCTCAATAAACTAGTGATTTCTGATGAACTTAATACCTCCGTCTTTGGTTCGACGATGATGAGTCTGTTAACCGAAGATATGACCACTGATGACTTACTTAACATTTCAATTAATGATTTAGCTGATTACCTGAATGAACACGGTCGGGGTCGCTTCGCGAACCCTGAAGCC is part of the Limosilactobacillus reuteri genome and encodes:
- a CDS encoding exodeoxyribonuclease III; the protein is MKFISWNIDSINAALTGTSVRAGETREVLKKIAAMKPDVIAIQETKLSKNGPTKKHLTVLQELFPNYEVAWRSSVEPARKGYAGTMYLYLAQYKPKVTYPKINAPEPMDDEGRIITLEFPDFYVTEVYTPNSGNGLKRLDERQTWDDCYRDYLHELDQQKPVIASGDFNVAHEEIDLAHPATNHHSAGFTDEERTHFSKLLAAGFTDSFRHLHPDEKGVYSWWAQRVITSKQNNSGWRIDYWLVSDRLADKIIEAGMIDSGERRDHTPIILEIDL
- a CDS encoding LacI family DNA-binding transcriptional regulator, whose protein sequence is MATIKEIAEKSGYSPATVSRLLNNDQNLSISPSTRNKIMTVANELGYWNNHKKNSQQQPIRPNLALLYRVSGKEQLQDEYFAFLRNAIIKEVDEVGAQVEIFSNIKDLIAAADSFQGFIGVGADRVTQDQLIELHQYLPHGVFVDINPMPQLFDSVQPNLELTIQDALHRLAEAGYERIGFIGGKGLNLNNIQQADAREIAFREFTGMQGIKEAPLYVDGPFNVKNGYQLGKRVLEQSGGKLPEAFIIASDTLSVGVLQAFNEAGVIVPRDTVVISINNSEVAKYVSPPLTSYNINQETLSRMAINLLQDLITHPQRPHVHLTVNTNIVFRKSFPKENK
- a CDS encoding IS110 family transposase; amino-acid sequence: MKLFVGIDVSSKDLVTSMISEETCDVVFQGNFVNDLKGATELKTIIINTANSNHLDQVVIGMEATSIYSFHPAMFFQEDADLKKLNTQSVVIDPKKTKRYHDVFAEDKNDQIDAFYIADFLRVGRYSTGIVRQENYIALQRLTRSRYELVQSLVRAKQHFIENLYYKLNKLVISDELNTSVFGSTMMSLLTEDMTTDDLLNISINDLADYLNEHGRGRFANPEALAKTIQKAVRASYRLDKVIANSVDTVLSVYAEEIKAFQKMIKDLDKAIEEVTKVIGKEEEVLRSIPGIGPVYAAGILAEIGQINRFDNEAKLAKYAGLSWREKQSGGYASDNTPLKRTGNAYLRYYLVEAANRVRIQDPVFGEYYQRKYKEVKHTPSKRALVLTARKLIRVIFFLLKNHQIYQEKR